One Methanohalophilus mahii DSM 5219 genomic window carries:
- the mtaB gene encoding methanol--corrinoid protein co-methyltransferase MtaB: protein MTVNRYTKMAYASADDMIFGNSPNPVKAGLDLEIGAGYTTPEVNYAPRPEAGETKEKLVKEYERITRDIMERMVQVGFPAVVLETEHVQQMTNNPTWGGEVANAQKAIMEDYHDEYGIKCALRHTPGDIREDRDYLQLRGEKYNTLMESFEEVASNGADLLSIETMGGKEVFDRAILRNDVPGMLFAIGCLGTMDMEYIWQDIAKVAKKNNVVAAGDTDCAQANTAMFIAGGLLDKNLAHTLAIIARSISAPRTLAAYEAGAVGPGKDCGYENTIVKSIAGVPIAQEGKSSTCAHSDVMGNLVMQCCDLWSNESVEYHGEFGGTTVQCWSESLAYDCALMNVSLQTGQSKNLRDMMVLSDKYRDPQGYILAYDNAYKIGEAIVKDSDDIYLRAKNAAVECVNLLENADPKLQMTRFEKNALADASEALAGLTDDSDKFLSDSLEQYKKEVKVFRPENYGL from the coding sequence ATGACAGTAAACAGATACACCAAGATGGCATATGCCAGCGCAGACGATATGATTTTTGGAAACTCTCCCAATCCTGTAAAAGCAGGTCTGGACTTAGAGATTGGTGCGGGTTACACCACACCTGAAGTAAACTATGCACCAAGGCCAGAAGCCGGTGAGACCAAAGAGAAACTTGTGAAGGAATATGAGCGTATCACCCGTGACATAATGGAACGGATGGTTCAGGTAGGTTTCCCGGCAGTTGTACTGGAAACCGAGCACGTTCAGCAGATGACCAATAACCCAACCTGGGGTGGAGAGGTCGCAAACGCACAGAAAGCCATTATGGAAGATTACCATGATGAATACGGCATCAAATGCGCTCTGAGACACACTCCTGGTGACATTCGTGAAGACCGTGATTACCTGCAGCTGAGGGGAGAAAAATACAATACCCTTATGGAATCTTTCGAAGAAGTTGCATCAAACGGTGCAGATCTCTTATCCATCGAAACCATGGGTGGTAAAGAAGTCTTTGACCGTGCAATTCTGAGAAATGATGTGCCAGGTATGCTTTTTGCAATTGGTTGCCTGGGTACTATGGATATGGAATACATCTGGCAGGACATTGCCAAAGTTGCCAAGAAGAACAATGTCGTCGCAGCTGGTGATACTGACTGTGCACAGGCAAACACTGCAATGTTCATTGCAGGCGGACTTCTTGACAAGAACCTTGCCCACACCCTTGCAATAATTGCCAGGTCTATATCCGCCCCACGTACCCTTGCTGCCTATGAAGCAGGTGCTGTCGGTCCGGGTAAGGACTGTGGCTATGAGAACACCATTGTAAAGTCCATTGCAGGTGTCCCGATTGCCCAGGAAGGTAAATCTTCCACCTGTGCCCACTCCGATGTAATGGGTAACCTGGTAATGCAGTGCTGTGACCTCTGGTCCAATGAATCCGTAGAATATCACGGTGAATTCGGTGGTACAACTGTACAGTGCTGGAGTGAATCCCTTGCATACGACTGTGCACTGATGAATGTCTCCCTCCAGACAGGTCAATCCAAGAACCTCAGGGACATGATGGTTCTCTCCGACAAGTACAGGGATCCACAGGGATACATCCTGGCCTATGACAATGCCTACAAGATCGGTGAAGCAATTGTCAAGGATTCAGATGATATCTATCTCCGTGCAAAGAACGCTGCTGTAGAATGTGTGAACCTGCTTGAAAATGCAGATCCCAAACTACAGATGACCAGATTCGAAAAGAACGCACTTGCTGATGCAAGTGAAGCTCTGGCTGGACTTACTGATGATTCAGATAAGTTCCTCAGCGACTCCCTTGAACAATACAAAAAGGAAGTCAAGGTATTCAGGCCGGAGAACTACGGTCTCTGA
- a CDS encoding acetate uptake transporter, translating to MEGNIEMVQADVADKTANPAPLGFTGLGLSAVLLSLTYVGLFPLDSMVVSMAIFLGGFAQVFAGIMAWKKGDVFAGTAFNAFGLFWFSLAGLIILQSLGWAAAAEPMSMAAYLFIWGVYTFVMLIGTLKMCNGSRVIQFVFLTLFILFILLAIINATGMTGLLVIAGIDGLLLGFGSLYAALAMVLNEICEKPVAPGI from the coding sequence ATGGAAGGAAATATTGAAATGGTGCAAGCCGATGTAGCCGATAAAACGGCCAACCCGGCACCACTTGGTTTCACGGGTCTTGGGCTTTCAGCAGTTTTACTAAGTCTTACATATGTAGGTTTATTCCCACTTGACTCAATGGTAGTCTCAATGGCAATATTCCTGGGTGGATTCGCCCAGGTGTTTGCAGGTATAATGGCATGGAAGAAAGGAGATGTATTTGCTGGAACTGCCTTTAATGCATTCGGGCTTTTCTGGTTCTCACTTGCAGGGCTGATTATTTTACAGTCTCTTGGATGGGCCGCTGCAGCTGAACCAATGTCAATGGCTGCTTATCTCTTCATATGGGGTGTTTACACCTTTGTGATGCTCATAGGTACCTTGAAAATGTGCAATGGCAGCAGGGTCATACAATTTGTGTTCCTTACCCTGTTCATCCTGTTCATCCTGCTTGCAATTATCAATGCTACAGGAATGACCGGTTTACTTGTTATTGCAGGTATTGATGGACTCCTACTCGGATTTGGTTCACTGTATGCAGCTCTTGCTATGGTACTAAATGAAATTTGTGAGAAGCCTGTGGCTCCAGGTATTTAA
- a CDS encoding methylamine methyltransferase corrinoid protein reductive activase has product MKVGVAIDLGTSGFRAQKIDIESGEIHKTVITMNNPLPGANVMDHLDFAMNYGQDLAHELVIGAFRNILEELGVHSSPDRIAICGNPIQLSLFQGIPIDDLAYAGQRKKAKYNIKEQERKAAIVKSIFIPGLEDLDNCSVVIPPAIKHEVGADALALIVKSGMLDCADISIATDYGTNAEMALKVGNVIYTGSAAAGPALEGQEIEDGTIARPHAISDVSFEDKALRNYVLNDEMDTVQGDLVKPDDGTVIDKGDIEAHGITGTGVISLIDESIKNGLVVLPKINLKNSVIQLQDGIKFNEHDLVEAGRAIGAIRAGHITLCNAAGIGMEDIQTAYMSGAAGTYMDAIKAHNIGMIPYDVSKISQIGNTSLIVAKEILLSEDRLWELQEIAEEIVGTHVMFAMDDAFKDAYILELSYWGEGMPFKVLKKYLKKKKLPTIDVVKSVPDVEKRVVKDIPVLGEEGLHVLDKVGTYLTMVIEGCEACHKCVKVCPNDALSMEDNRVLIRTDLCDGAHCQKCIHACPHDLFKWENLDVMMQEPSTEQ; this is encoded by the coding sequence ATGAAAGTGGGAGTTGCTATTGATCTTGGAACCAGTGGTTTCAGGGCTCAGAAAATAGATATTGAAAGTGGTGAAATCCATAAAACGGTGATTACCATGAACAATCCTCTTCCGGGGGCCAATGTCATGGATCATTTGGATTTTGCCATGAATTATGGACAGGATCTTGCCCACGAACTAGTAATAGGTGCTTTCCGGAATATTCTTGAGGAACTTGGGGTTCATTCATCTCCTGACAGAATCGCGATTTGTGGAAATCCTATCCAGTTATCCCTGTTTCAGGGAATACCAATTGATGATCTTGCATATGCGGGACAGAGAAAAAAAGCAAAATATAACATAAAAGAACAGGAACGCAAAGCAGCTATTGTAAAAAGTATCTTTATTCCGGGTCTTGAAGATCTTGATAATTGCAGTGTTGTTATTCCTCCTGCAATCAAACATGAAGTTGGAGCTGATGCTCTTGCACTTATTGTTAAATCTGGTATGCTGGACTGTGCAGACATTTCAATTGCAACGGATTACGGAACAAATGCCGAGATGGCTTTGAAAGTAGGAAATGTAATATATACAGGCTCAGCTGCAGCTGGACCAGCCCTGGAAGGACAGGAAATTGAAGATGGTACGATTGCCAGGCCTCATGCGATATCGGATGTGTCTTTTGAAGATAAAGCACTACGTAATTATGTCCTTAATGATGAAATGGATACTGTACAGGGCGACCTCGTAAAACCAGACGATGGCACGGTAATAGATAAGGGAGACATAGAAGCACATGGTATTACAGGAACAGGTGTAATTTCTTTAATTGATGAATCTATCAAAAATGGTCTTGTAGTACTCCCAAAGATCAATCTGAAAAACAGCGTCATCCAATTGCAGGATGGAATAAAGTTTAACGAACATGATCTTGTAGAAGCTGGCAGGGCAATTGGGGCCATAAGGGCAGGTCATATAACTCTTTGTAATGCTGCCGGAATAGGAATGGAGGATATACAAACTGCATATATGTCAGGTGCTGCAGGAACCTATATGGATGCTATTAAGGCGCACAATATTGGTATGATCCCTTATGATGTAAGCAAAATTAGCCAAATTGGAAACACTTCCTTGATAGTTGCCAAAGAAATTTTGCTTTCTGAGGACAGATTATGGGAATTGCAGGAAATTGCAGAGGAAATCGTTGGTACACATGTCATGTTTGCTATGGATGATGCATTTAAGGATGCCTACATTCTCGAACTTTCCTATTGGGGAGAAGGCATGCCTTTCAAAGTCCTTAAAAAATACCTGAAGAAAAAGAAACTACCTACAATAGATGTTGTAAAATCGGTTCCTGATGTTGAAAAGCGTGTAGTGAAAGATATTCCTGTACTGGGAGAAGAAGGCCTTCATGTTCTTGATAAGGTTGGAACATATCTTACAATGGTCATTGAAGGCTGTGAAGCCTGCCATAAGTGTGTAAAGGTCTGTCCTAATGATGCCCTTTCTATGGAAGATAACAGAGTATTGATACGTACTGATCTATGTGATGGTGCTCATTGTCAGAAATGCATACATGCTTGTCCACATGATCTGTTTAAATGGGAAAATCTGGATGTTATGATGCAGGAACCATCAACTGAACAATAA
- the mtaB gene encoding methanol--corrinoid protein co-methyltransferase MtaB, whose translation MSVKRYSSMEYDNFEDLLFGHSKYPVKTGLDLEIGAGYTTAEVNYAPRPDAAENKAKLVNEYERITRDIMERMVQVGFPSVVLETEHVQQMTHNPEWGADIATAQKAIMEEYHDEYGIKCALRHTVGDVRGDRESIDLRGDAYSRILESFEQVASSGADMLSIESLGGKEVFDHSILRNDMRGVIFSVGILGALDVEYIWKDICSIAKKNKVVPAGDTACAQANTAMFVAGGLLDFKLSHSVASVVRAISASRSLAAYEAGAIGPGKDCGYENNIIKAITGYPISQEGKGSTCAHSDLMGNMAMQCCDLWSNESVEYRGDFGGTTVQCWGETLSYDCSMMNTALEAGVGKTLRDVLMVSDRYRDPQAFILSYDNAYRIGEIITAHPDDLYLRGKEAGIKACELIESGSEGFLALSKFEKATIKKAQNDLKSLDEDMESFICNCLDTYSSEVETFNASNYGL comes from the coding sequence ATGTCTGTTAAACGTTATTCTTCCATGGAATATGACAATTTTGAAGACCTTCTTTTTGGCCACTCAAAATATCCTGTGAAAACCGGTCTTGATCTGGAAATCGGTGCTGGATATACCACTGCTGAAGTCAATTATGCTCCCCGTCCGGATGCGGCTGAAAATAAGGCTAAGCTTGTAAACGAATACGAGCGTATTACCCGTGACATAATGGAAAGGATGGTCCAGGTTGGTTTTCCATCAGTAGTACTTGAAACTGAACATGTGCAACAGATGACACACAATCCTGAATGGGGGGCTGATATTGCAACTGCTCAAAAAGCTATCATGGAAGAATATCATGATGAATATGGTATCAAATGTGCCCTCAGGCACACAGTGGGTGATGTCAGGGGAGATAGGGAAAGCATCGATCTGCGGGGAGATGCTTATTCCCGGATACTTGAATCGTTTGAGCAAGTTGCTTCTTCAGGAGCGGATATGTTGTCGATCGAATCCCTTGGAGGTAAAGAAGTATTTGATCATTCTATCCTGAGGAATGACATGCGGGGAGTAATCTTTTCAGTTGGTATACTTGGCGCGCTTGATGTTGAGTATATATGGAAGGATATCTGCAGTATTGCAAAGAAAAATAAAGTAGTACCTGCGGGTGATACGGCCTGTGCACAGGCAAACACTGCAATGTTTGTTGCAGGGGGACTCCTTGACTTCAAATTATCCCATAGTGTGGCATCTGTTGTAAGGGCTATTTCCGCATCAAGATCCCTTGCTGCATATGAAGCAGGTGCAATTGGTCCGGGCAAGGACTGTGGTTATGAGAACAATATCATTAAAGCAATTACCGGTTACCCCATTTCCCAGGAAGGCAAAGGTTCCACATGTGCCCACTCGGATCTGATGGGCAATATGGCCATGCAATGTTGCGATCTATGGTCCAATGAATCTGTGGAATACCGGGGAGATTTTGGAGGAACCACTGTACAGTGTTGGGGAGAAACCCTTTCTTACGATTGCAGCATGATGAATACGGCATTGGAAGCCGGAGTTGGTAAAACCCTGCGTGATGTGCTAATGGTTTCGGACAGATACAGGGATCCACAGGCATTCATACTATCTTATGACAATGCGTATCGTATTGGTGAAATAATAACTGCCCATCCGGATGATTTGTACCTGAGGGGAAAAGAGGCAGGCATAAAAGCTTGTGAATTAATAGAAAGTGGTTCTGAAGGATTCCTGGCGTTATCCAAGTTTGAAAAAGCCACAATAAAGAAAGCCCAAAATGACCTAAAATCATTGGACGAAGACATGGAATCTTTTATTTGTAATTGCCTGGATACCTATTCATCTGAAGTGGAAACCTTTAATGCATCAAATTATGGCCTTTGA
- the mtaC gene encoding methanol--corrinoid protein MtaC, which translates to MIDINPKNILIRYNILVESDMTPEEVAEQLFPTDPHIRRVAKSVFEGDEDEVVAGLQKTIDSGVDPLSLINNALMAGMEVVSTLYDYGLLYLPDVIISAQAMIEGIEYCKEQSKQVHESKGKIISYVVEGDIHDIGKTIVTVLLRANGYDVIDLGKDVPVEEVVAAAKREKPIMLSGTALMTTTMHAFKDVNSRLLASDINVPVVCGGGAVTQDFISDYDLGVYCEEAADVPKIADSILHGLNIRKLRDTFHKH; encoded by the coding sequence ATGATAGATATCAATCCTAAAAACATCTTGATACGCTACAACATATTGGTTGAAAGCGACATGACTCCTGAAGAAGTGGCAGAACAGCTGTTCCCCACAGATCCCCACATTCGCCGAGTTGCCAAATCTGTTTTTGAAGGTGATGAAGATGAAGTTGTTGCTGGTTTGCAAAAAACAATTGATTCCGGAGTAGACCCCCTTTCACTTATAAACAATGCTCTTATGGCAGGAATGGAAGTAGTGTCTACTCTCTATGATTACGGATTGTTGTACCTGCCGGATGTTATTATCTCTGCCCAGGCAATGATTGAAGGTATAGAATACTGCAAGGAACAATCAAAACAGGTTCATGAATCAAAGGGTAAGATCATTTCTTATGTTGTGGAGGGTGATATACACGACATCGGAAAAACGATTGTAACTGTTCTTTTACGTGCCAATGGTTATGATGTTATTGATCTTGGAAAAGATGTGCCTGTTGAAGAAGTTGTGGCCGCAGCCAAAAGAGAAAAACCCATCATGCTTTCTGGAACCGCTTTGATGACCACAACAATGCATGCTTTCAAAGATGTGAATTCGCGACTGCTTGCAAGTGACATAAATGTACCTGTGGTCTGTGGTGGAGGTGCTGTTACTCAGGATTTTATTTCCGATTATGATCTAGGGGTATATTGCGAAGAAGCTGCAGACGTACCAAAAATTGCAGATTCCATCCTGCACGGATTGAATATAAGGAAATTAAGGGATACTTTCCATAAACACTGA
- a CDS encoding PAS domain S-box protein, producing MDSFLGHPGNLFGKSVFDIEIWPFTKKEIVESLENIPSKNEPTIYSIEDSAGEAYNFTAHYLNPALPDAPAFMVTLENHPFSENETEKFEDLLSIFTSGISEGIIIIQDEQIQFANRKFGTIVGKTWDEIKGTHFLDYFPIQYRRMLYKKYTKRIEKKIYREMTYEVELLSTSGKVTPFELSSSLVEYGNRPAVMVVFRDISAKKEAEEHLKEAEKKYRSIFEKTPIGIVYFDRKGRIRHSNEAFKSIFKSFIAEKAEPEIFDYIPDKEVSGEIKQVLSGNALSYRGEYEVNTQYSSKSIKITCNSLLLDGVLQGGIGIFEDISLQKSAESTLQMNKSRLEALLKLNQMEVFSFDEVARFALELIVEFTDSNRGYLCKVGLDGKTEKILYTPDTEDLESFVSGRIENLDFKDRKYNVLDAGKTVEIPIFENEQLEMVAGFSRNIAFKEMEKDQLELFIQDIWTTIKHKMAEKSLRDSENKYSSLVEKGNDAIVVIQDGKLKYANSMFCEFVDNDCDSIIDTDFKNYVAEEYRRMVAKKSQQYIQQKEMSHSRDEIELVTRNGKKIPVIVSTSVIDHEGKPAVMAFISDITQQKEKENELLETFKVLKVLQSVIRTSPAIVFFWAPEEDWPVEFVSENIENFGYRPEEFTSGKLQYGDIIHPSDLDYVHQKLAKYSDEGMSDYNLEYRIITKKGEVRWVEERGSIQYENSEISHYQGIILDITERKRVNRFLDIDTDIGNFLTPTGDMQEMFDQLLELALHIEGVDAGALYIVDKSSKDLNIVAHRNISDEFAENHSTIEKDSLRGKFLLVQYPVYKLYSEIYPFSKSKKGKENLLATAIIPVITNDNLSAVLFLGSHKNYEIPYSIRNSLETVANQIGSVLDRIEKEAGIQKSQYDLQVLFDTISEMIYVVDSEGCILYSNLNVSKTLKYSKQEITGMNFIKIHSHAQVLDAANAFNEALKGNKQQHLFTLMDKNNNLINVDTTMQKGEWNGSEVVVVVNRIVE from the coding sequence ATGGACAGTTTTTTAGGACATCCTGGAAACCTTTTTGGAAAATCAGTTTTCGATATTGAAATATGGCCTTTCACCAAAAAAGAAATTGTTGAATCCCTCGAAAATATACCTTCTAAAAATGAACCAACGATTTATTCCATTGAAGATAGTGCAGGTGAAGCCTACAATTTTACAGCTCATTATTTGAATCCTGCTTTGCCTGATGCACCGGCATTTATGGTCACACTTGAAAATCATCCTTTTTCTGAAAATGAAACTGAAAAATTTGAAGACCTGCTCTCCATTTTCACATCGGGTATTTCTGAAGGAATAATCATAATTCAAGATGAGCAAATCCAGTTTGCAAACCGTAAATTCGGAACAATTGTTGGTAAAACGTGGGATGAAATAAAAGGTACGCATTTCCTGGATTATTTTCCGATTCAATATCGTCGGATGTTGTACAAAAAATATACCAAACGTATTGAAAAGAAAATATACAGGGAAATGACATATGAGGTCGAATTGCTTTCAACATCAGGTAAAGTCACTCCTTTTGAGTTGTCCTCATCACTTGTTGAGTATGGCAATCGACCTGCAGTGATGGTTGTATTCCGGGATATATCAGCTAAAAAGGAAGCAGAGGAACATCTCAAAGAGGCTGAAAAGAAATACAGGTCGATTTTTGAAAAAACACCGATTGGAATAGTTTATTTTGACAGGAAAGGTAGAATAAGACATTCCAATGAAGCCTTTAAATCTATATTTAAATCTTTTATTGCTGAAAAGGCAGAACCTGAAATTTTTGATTATATTCCTGATAAAGAAGTATCTGGAGAGATTAAACAGGTGCTTTCCGGAAACGCTCTTTCTTACAGGGGAGAATATGAGGTAAATACTCAATATTCATCCAAATCGATAAAAATCACATGTAATTCTTTGCTCCTCGATGGTGTTTTACAGGGGGGGATAGGCATCTTTGAAGATATTTCCCTGCAAAAAAGTGCTGAAAGCACTCTTCAAATGAACAAATCCCGCCTTGAAGCCCTTTTAAAATTAAATCAGATGGAAGTATTTTCTTTCGATGAAGTAGCCCGTTTTGCTCTTGAACTTATAGTTGAATTTACAGACAGCAATAGGGGTTACCTTTGCAAGGTGGGGCTGGATGGCAAAACTGAAAAAATACTGTATACTCCTGATACAGAAGATCTGGAATCATTCGTATCTGGAAGAATTGAAAATCTTGATTTCAAAGATAGAAAATACAATGTTTTGGATGCGGGAAAGACTGTTGAAATACCAATTTTCGAAAATGAGCAGCTCGAAATGGTTGCAGGGTTTAGCAGGAATATAGCCTTCAAAGAAATGGAAAAAGATCAATTAGAACTTTTTATACAGGATATATGGACTACGATAAAACATAAAATGGCCGAGAAATCGTTACGTGATTCTGAAAACAAATATTCTTCTCTTGTGGAAAAGGGCAATGATGCAATAGTAGTAATTCAGGATGGTAAACTTAAATATGCAAATTCGATGTTTTGTGAATTTGTAGACAACGATTGTGATTCAATAATTGATACGGATTTTAAGAATTATGTTGCTGAAGAATACCGCCGCATGGTGGCCAAAAAAAGCCAGCAATATATACAGCAAAAGGAGATGTCTCATTCCAGGGATGAAATTGAACTGGTTACAAGGAATGGTAAAAAAATACCTGTAATCGTAAGCACATCTGTGATCGACCATGAAGGCAAACCTGCAGTAATGGCATTTATAAGCGATATTACACAACAAAAAGAAAAGGAGAATGAACTTCTTGAAACGTTTAAGGTCCTGAAAGTGCTTCAATCTGTAATTCGTACCAGTCCTGCGATAGTTTTCTTTTGGGCCCCGGAGGAAGATTGGCCGGTGGAATTTGTATCTGAAAACATTGAAAATTTTGGTTACAGGCCCGAGGAATTTACTTCTGGAAAATTACAATATGGGGATATCATACATCCTTCTGATCTGGATTATGTCCACCAGAAACTTGCAAAATATTCAGATGAAGGAATGTCGGATTACAATCTGGAATACCGCATAATCACAAAAAAAGGAGAGGTGCGTTGGGTTGAAGAACGAGGTTCCATCCAATATGAGAATAGTGAAATAAGCCATTACCAGGGAATAATCCTTGATATCACTGAAAGAAAAAGAGTAAATCGTTTTTTGGATATTGATACCGATATTGGGAATTTCCTGACTCCCACCGGTGATATGCAGGAAATGTTTGATCAGTTACTCGAGCTAGCTCTTCATATCGAAGGGGTGGATGCAGGTGCCCTTTATATTGTTGACAAATCCAGTAAAGACCTTAATATTGTAGCGCATCGTAATATTTCCGATGAATTTGCTGAAAATCATTCTACAATTGAAAAAGATTCACTTAGAGGGAAGTTCCTGTTAGTACAATATCCCGTATACAAACTCTATTCTGAGATCTATCCCTTCTCTAAATCCAAAAAAGGCAAAGAAAACCTTTTGGCAACAGCCATTATCCCTGTAATAACCAATGATAATTTATCTGCGGTATTGTTTTTGGGATCTCATAAAAATTATGAGATTCCATATTCTATACGTAACTCGCTTGAAACTGTGGCAAACCAGATAGGTTCTGTACTTGACAGGATAGAAAAAGAAGCAGGTATCCAGAAAAGCCAGTATGATTTACAGGTTCTCTTTGACACAATATCTGAGATGATTTATGTAGTGGATTCAGAAGGTTGCATCCTTTACTCCAATCTTAACGTTTCAAAAACCCTGAAATATTCCAAACAGGAAATAACAGGTATGAATTTTATAAAAATTCATTCACATGCTCAGGTACTTGATGCTGCAAATGCCTTTAATGAAGCACTCAAAGGTAACAAACAGCAACACTTGTTCACTTTGATGGACAAAAACAATAATCTAATAAATGTCGATACTACAATGCAAAAGGGGGAATGGAACGGTAGTGAGGTAGTAGTAGTTGTCAATAGAATTGTTGAATGA
- the mtaC gene encoding methanol--corrinoid protein MtaC, with product MTSLDLDPSEILERYNVKMEKAMTPDDAAAELYPKDDLIRPIAESIYEGEEDDTVEGLKKAIKAGKDPIALIDDALMVGMGVVTKLYDEGIIFLPNVMMSADAMLDGIDFCKSQAKEPPVSKGKIVCHVAEGDVHDIGKSIVSALLRANGFDVVDLGRDVPVDEVIEAVKKEKPMMVTGTALMTTTMYAFKAVNDRLLEAGIKVPFQCGGGAVNQDFVSTYELGVYGEEAADAPKMAEAILAGADLGKLKEQFHQH from the coding sequence ATGACCAGTTTGGACTTAGACCCCAGTGAAATTCTGGAAAGGTATAACGTCAAAATGGAAAAAGCAATGACGCCGGATGACGCGGCAGCAGAACTTTATCCAAAAGACGATCTGATTCGCCCTATTGCAGAATCAATCTATGAGGGAGAAGAAGATGACACAGTAGAGGGCCTTAAGAAAGCAATTAAAGCCGGTAAGGATCCAATTGCTTTAATTGATGATGCCCTGATGGTGGGAATGGGAGTGGTAACAAAACTCTATGATGAGGGTATAATTTTCCTGCCAAATGTAATGATGTCTGCAGATGCAATGCTTGATGGTATTGATTTCTGTAAATCCCAGGCCAAGGAACCACCTGTATCCAAAGGTAAGATCGTATGTCATGTTGCAGAAGGTGACGTGCATGACATCGGCAAGTCTATTGTCTCAGCCCTCCTGAGAGCAAATGGTTTCGATGTAGTGGATCTTGGACGTGATGTGCCGGTAGATGAGGTAATTGAAGCTGTGAAGAAAGAAAAGCCAATGATGGTAACAGGAACCGCTTTGATGACCACAACAATGTATGCATTCAAGGCTGTCAATGACAGGCTTCTTGAAGCAGGTATAAAAGTCCCATTCCAGTGTGGTGGCGGTGCTGTAAACCAGGACTTCGTATCAACCTATGAACTAGGAGTATACGGAGAAGAGGCTGCCGATGCACCAAAGATGGCAGAGGCAATTCTTGCAGGCGCAGATCTTGGCAAACTCAAGGAACAATTCCATCAACACTGA
- a CDS encoding GTP-binding protein yields MKVLVVGGFLGSGKTTTILRIGKYLGEKGQKAAIIVNEIGEVGVDADIISSYGFDSIELTNGCVCCTLKRDMRYTVDEIYRKMKPDILLVEPTGIAFPGVIKEDIMLMNLKDVEFAPLVTVIDGSRFKQIMKETKQFSKRQIIDAEILAINKVDLIEDLYIPIVESSVQQMNPQAHTVRFSAKSRDEEFAEFISTLLSDETSFEVDRRKESINKSPDAEEIVAASGDNSIEYSKMATYASEYNLNHDYIEPEKAQSIVSNLMEDLKKEIIVMNPEFVGHMKVILQAGTVNVRSSVTGAEEQTQIETIESYSSHPSVKILSAISNVPRSELMELVDFFVKENFTNHGIKIVKTAVHQHNHESHNHDNHNHSEGV; encoded by the coding sequence ATGAAAGTACTCGTTGTGGGAGGATTTTTAGGAAGTGGGAAAACCACTACAATCCTCCGCATTGGTAAATATCTTGGGGAAAAAGGTCAGAAAGCTGCTATAATAGTAAATGAAATAGGTGAAGTTGGAGTTGATGCTGATATCATCTCCAGTTATGGTTTTGATTCTATAGAGCTCACAAACGGGTGTGTATGTTGTACTCTCAAGAGAGATATGAGGTATACAGTAGATGAAATATATAGGAAAATGAAGCCGGATATACTACTTGTTGAACCCACAGGTATTGCATTTCCTGGTGTAATAAAAGAAGATATCATGCTGATGAATTTAAAAGATGTTGAGTTTGCACCTCTGGTAACAGTAATTGACGGCAGCCGTTTCAAGCAAATAATGAAAGAAACGAAACAGTTTTCCAAAAGACAGATCATTGATGCTGAGATACTGGCCATCAACAAGGTAGATCTAATAGAAGATTTGTATATACCGATAGTTGAATCTTCAGTTCAGCAGATGAATCCTCAGGCACATACAGTCCGTTTTTCCGCAAAAAGCAGGGATGAAGAGTTTGCCGAATTCATTAGTACACTATTAAGTGATGAAACATCCTTTGAGGTAGATAGAAGGAAAGAAAGTATCAATAAAAGCCCTGATGCAGAAGAAATTGTTGCAGCTAGTGGGGATAATTCGATAGAGTATTCAAAAATGGCTACTTATGCATCTGAATACAATCTTAATCATGATTATATTGAGCCTGAAAAAGCCCAATCAATAGTCTCAAACCTGATGGAAGATCTAAAAAAAGAGATAATAGTGATGAATCCGGAATTTGTTGGTCACATGAAAGTGATTTTGCAAGCCGGTACTGTAAATGTACGCTCCAGCGTCACAGGAGCCGAAGAACAAACTCAAATTGAAACTATAGAATCATATTCTTCTCACCCTTCTGTTAAGATTCTCTCTGCAATTTCAAATGTTCCTCGTTCGGAATTAATGGAACTTGTGGATTTCTTTGTCAAAGAAAATTTCACAAATCATGGTATAAAAATAGTGAAAACTGCTGTCCATCAGCACAACCATGAAAGTCACAACCACGACAATCACAATCATTCAGAAGGTGTGTAA